One window from the genome of Leptidea sinapis chromosome 24, ilLepSina1.1, whole genome shotgun sequence encodes:
- the LOC126971817 gene encoding transmembrane protein 50A — protein sequence MNCLDNVTLPSCVWFESGEKRNILASIISGILFSAGWWFIIDAASVYPGELIGSSHICGVMATLSLVMVNSVTNAQVRGETYTGGCMGPCGARLWLFMGFVVGFASLIASCWILFVEYVNAGNDKHVWPGVSLFLQNAFIFIGSLVFKFGRTEDMWG from the exons ATGAATTGTCTTGATAATGTTACATTACCTAGCTGTGTTTGGTTCGAAAGCGGTGAAAAACGTAACATTTTGGCATCCATTATTTCTGGTATATTG TTCTCTGCTGGTTGGTGGTTCATAATAGATGCTGCTTCAGTGTACCCTGGTGAGCTCATAGGTTCTTCTCATATATGTGGAGTCATGGCAACCCTCTCCCTTGTGATGGTCAACTCTGTAACCAATGCACAG GTTAGAGGTGAGACATACACTGGAGGCTGCATGGGACCATGTGGGGCTCGGCTATGGTTGTTTATGGGCTTTGTAGTTGGTTTTGCATCACTCATTGCCTCTTGTTGGATTCTCTTTGTAGAATATGTCAATGCAG GAAACGACAAACACGTGTGGCCTGGCGTAAGTTTATTTCTACAAAACGCCTTCATATTCATCGGATCTCTCGTATTTAAGTTTGGCCGTACTGAAGATATGTGGGGCTAA